From the Rhinolophus sinicus isolate RSC01 linkage group LG02, ASM3656204v1, whole genome shotgun sequence genome, one window contains:
- the CD63 gene encoding CD63 antigen gives MAVEGGMKCVKILHYVFLLAFCACAVGLIAVGIGAQLFLSQTINQWVMLPVVIIAVGAFLFLVAIVGCCGACKENYCLMITFVIFLSLIVLVEVAAAIAGYVFRDKVMSEFNKGVRQQMKNYPKQNQTDSFLDKMQKKYECCGAANYTDWETIPLEPKGRVPDSCCVNVTQGCGINFSVKEIHTEGCVEKIGVWLRRNILVVAAAALGIAFIEVLGIVFGCCLVKSIQSGYEVM, from the exons ATGGCGGTGGAAGGAGGAATGAAATGTGTCAAGATCTTGCACTACGTTTTTCTGCTGGCCTTTTGC GCCTGTGCAGTGGGACTGATCGCTGTGGGTATAGGGGCCCAGCTCTTCCTGAGTCAGACTATCAACCAGTGGGTCATGTTGCCTGTGGTCATCATCGCAGTGGGTGCCTTCCTCTTCCTGGTAGCCattgtgggctgctgtggggccTGCAAGGAGAACTACTGTCTTATGATCACG TTTGTCATCTTCCTATCTCTTATTGTGCTGGTGGAGGTGGCTGCAGCCATTGCTGGCTATGTGTTTAGAGACAAG GTGATGTCAGAATTTAATAAGGGTGTCCGGCAGCAGATGAAGAATTACCCAAAACAGAACCAGACCGATTCGTTCCTGGACAAGATGCAGAAAAAA TACGAATGCTGTGGGGCAGCTAACTACACAGACTGGGAGACCATCCCTCTGGAGCCCAAGGGCCGAGTCCCTGATTCCTGCTGCGTCAATGTCACCCAGGGCTGTGGGATTAATTTCAGTGTGAAAGAGATCCATACTGAG GGCTGTGTGGAGAAGATTGGGGTCTGGCTGAGGCGCAACATTCTGGTGGTGGCTGCAGCAGCCCTGGGCATTGCCTTTATTGAG GTCCTGGGAATTGTCTTTGGCTGCTGCCTTGTGAAAAGTATCCAAAGTGGCTATGAAGTGATGTAG
- the GDF11 gene encoding growth/differentiation factor 11 — MVLAAPLLLGFLLLALELRPRGEAAEGPAAAAAAAAAAAGAGGERSSRPAPSVVPEPDGCPVCVWRQHSRELRLESIKSQILSKLRLKEAPNISREVVKQLLPKAPPLQQILDLHDFQGDALQPEDFLEEDEYHATTETVISMAQETDPAVQTDGSPLCCHFHFSPKVMFTKVLKAQLWVYLRPVPRPATVYLQILRLKPLTGEGTAGGGGAGRRHIRIRSLKIELHSRSGHWQSIDFKQVLHSWFRQPQSNWGVEINAFDPSGTDLAVTSLGPGAEGLHPFMELRVLENTKRSRRNLGLDCDEHSSESRCCRYPLTVDFEAFGWDWIIAPKRYKANYCSGQCEYMFMQKYPHTHLVQQANPRGSAGPCCTPTKMSPINMLYFNDKQQIIYGKIPGMVVDRCGCS, encoded by the exons atGGTGCTCGCGGCCCCGCTGCTGCTGGGCTTCCTGCTCCTCGCCCTGGAGCTGCGGCCCCGGGGGGAGGCGGCCGAGGgccccgcggcggcggcggcggcggcggcggcggcagcgggggCCGGGGGGGAGCGCTCGAGCCGGCCGGCCCCGTCCGTGGTGCCCGAGCCCGACGGCTGCCCAGTGTGCGTGTGGCGGCAGCACAGCCGCGAGCTGCGCCTGGAGAGCATCAAGTCGCAGATcctgagcaaactgaggctcaaggaggcGCCCAACATTAGCCGCGAGGTGGTGAAGCAGCTGCTGCCCAAGGCGCCGCCGCTGCAGCAGATCCTGGACCTGCACGACTTCCAGGGCGATGCGCTGCAGCCcgaggacttcctggaggaggacgAGTACCACGCCACCACCGAAACTGTCATTAGCATGGCCCAGGAGA CGGACCCTGCGGTGCAGACCGATGGCAGCCCTCTGTGCTGCCATTTCCACTTCAGCCCCAAGGTGATGTTCACAAAGGTACTGAAAGCCCAGCTGTGGGTGTATCTGCGGCCTGTGCCCCGCCCAGCCACGGTGTACCTGCAGATCTTGCGGCTGAAACCCCTGACTGGGGAAGGgactgctgggggagggggcgcagGCCGGCGTCACATCCGCATCCGCTCACTCAAGATTGAGCTGCATTCACGCTCAGGCCACTGGCAGAGCATTGACTTCAAGCAAGTGCTGCACAGCTGGTTCCGCCAGCCACAGAGCAACTGGGGTGTGGAGATCAACGCCTTCGACCCCAGTGGCACAGACCTGGCGGTCACCTCCCTGGGGCCCGGAGCTGAGGGGCTG CACCCTTTCATGGAGCTTCGGGTCCTAGAGAACACAAAGCGGTCCCGGCGGAACCTGGGCCTGGACTGTGATGAGCACTCCAGTGAGTCCCGCTGCTGCCGGTACCCCCTCACCGTGGACTTTGAGGCTTTCGGCTGGGACTGGATCATCGCGCCTAAACGCTACAAGGCCAACTACTGCTCCGGCCAGTGCGAGTACATGTTCATGCAAAAGTATCCACACACCCACTTGGTGCAACAGGCTAACCCAAGAGGCTCTGCTGGGCCCTGCTGTACCCCCACCAAGATGTCCCCCATCAACATGCTCTACTTCAATGACAAGCAGCAGATTATCTACGGCAAGATCCCTGGCATGGTGGTGGATCGCTGTGGCTGCTCCTAA